A single window of Salmo salar chromosome ssa21, Ssal_v3.1, whole genome shotgun sequence DNA harbors:
- the LOC106582277 gene encoding uncharacterized protein, whose protein sequence is MAVQKGYKVSMSAEQATESHSYEVKLPGEVRASIQAGHQMVYTIGTEDSHVVKTLSELDNSAATVQKERVTHQAAVLQSHDVQERLSMRVTLSPQVSVVPTKQLRTTAFHTSAVQESPKLTNQHCDYIQSPEVISSKEKHSKLMSASSEEITTLASVSTEISGDKNTDKVKPTSEPKHLVSSHQVESQLSILKERSQEILKPQEGKSNKVKEGVKILYSAMSTEKQMIPEGHTTDVPSADSALKSSVTKQSFKPILALVSETKQALTKETKFTMQRPDAEKALLRKDYVMKSALTAEEKQMLQAEHTEQVQSLESAISIYSQVEGEQVLHLEIIRDQDILPSEEPFTCEKPAVEQAGARKSPTLLHTVTHNERRSVTCEDTTEFEAKRDIMTIQPQKQTPTPLHLQSVHPEGALTKEGIITIENPDQQTEAEERQKTCSNLRGKNGA, encoded by the coding sequence ATGGCTGTTCAAAAAGGTTATAAAGTATCCATGTCAGCTGAACAAGCTACAGAGTCCCACTCGTACGAGGTCAAACTTCCCGGAGAGGTCAGGGCCAGCATTCAGGCAGGACATCAGATGGTGTACACCATTGGCACAGAGGACAGCCACGTTGTAAAAACCCTTAGCGAGTTGGATAACTCTGCGGCTACTGTCCAAAAAGAGAGGGTCACCCACCAGGCTGCAGTTCTGCAGTCACATGATGTACAAGAGAGACTGTCTATGCGTGTCACCCTTTCACCTCAAGTTTCAGTAGTTCCTACGAAACAGCTCCGTACAACTGCCTTTCATACATCTGCTGTTCAGGAGAGCCCAAAGCTCACAAACCAGCACTGTGACTATATCCAAAGCCCAGAAGTCATATCTTCAAAAGAGAAGCATTCAAAATTAATGTCTGCCTCTTCTGAGGAGATAACCACCTTGGCGAGTGTAAGCACAGAGATATCAGGTGACAAGAATACAGATAAAGTAAAGCCAACCTCCGAGCCAAAACATCTTGTCAGTAGTCATCAAGTTGAATCCCAACTGTCTATTTTAAAAGAACGATCTCAAGAAATTCTCAAGCCACAGGAGGGGAAAAGTAATAAAGTCAAAGAAGGCGTTAAGATATTGTATTCCGCTATGTCAACTGAAAAACAGATGATTCCTGAGGGACATACAACAGATGTGCCCTCTGCTGATTCTGCTCTTAAATCTTCAGTGACAAAACAATCGTTCAAACCAATTCTCGCCTTAGTTTCGGAGACTAAACAAGCATTAACAAAAGAGACTAAATTCACCATGCAGAGACCGGATGCAGAGAAGGCTCTCCTTCGTAAGGATTATGTTATGAAATCTGCACTGACAGCTGAGGAGAAGCAGATGTTACAAGCGGAACACACAGAACAAGTGCAGAGTTTAGAAAGTGCTATCTCAATATATTCTCAGGTAGAAGGTGAACAGGTACTGCATTTGGAGATAATAAGAGATCAGGATATCCTACCATCTGAGGAACCCTTTACTTGTGAGAAACCAGCTGTAGAACAAGCAGGTGCCAGGAAAAGCCCTACTCTTTTACATACAGTAACCCACAATGAACGGAGATCTGTAACTTGCGAAGATACCACTGAGTTTGAGGCCAAGAGAGACATAATGACCATTCAGCCCCAAAAACAAACCCCTACCCCATTACATCTTCAATCAGTTCATCCAGAAGGTGCCTTAACCAAAGAGGGAATTATTACCATTGAAAAtccagaccaacagacagaagCAGAAGAAAGACAGAAAACATGCAGCAACCTCAGAGGAAAAAACGGAGCTTAG